In a single window of the Rattus norvegicus strain BN/NHsdMcwi chromosome 6, GRCr8, whole genome shotgun sequence genome:
- the Six6 gene encoding homeobox protein SIX6, producing the protein MFQLPILNFSPQQVAGVCETLEESGDVERLGRFLWSLPVAPAACEALNKNESVLRARAIVAFHGGNYRELYHILENHKFTKESHAKLQALWLEAHYQEAEKLRGRPLGPVDKYRVRKKFPLPRTIWDGEQKTHCFKERTRHLLREWYLQDPYPNPSKKRELAQATGLTPTQVGNWFKNRRQRDRAAAAKNRLQQQVLSQGPGRVLRSEGEGTPEVLGVASSPAASLSSKAATSAISITSSDSECDI; encoded by the exons ATGTTCCAGCTGCCCATTTTGAATTTCAGCCCCCAGCAAGTAGCCGGGGTATGCGAGACCCTGGAGGAAAGCGGCGACGTGGAGCGCCTCGGTCGCTTCCTGTGGTCGCTGCCCGTGGCCCCGGCAGCCTGTGAGGCCCTCAACAAAAATGAGTCGGTGCTGCGCGCGAGAGCCATCGTGGCCTTCCACGGTGGCAACTACCGCGAGCTCTACCACATTCTGGAAAATCATAAGTTTACTAAGGAATCGCACGCCAAGCTGCAGGCACTGTGGCTCGAAGCTCATTACCAGGAGGCAGAGAAGCTGCGTGGACGACCCCTGGGGCCAGTAGACAAGTACCGGGTAAGGAAGAAGTTCCCGCTGCCGCGGACCATTTGGGATGGCGAACAGAAGACTCACTGCTTCAAGGAGCGCACACGGCACCTGCTTCGAGAGTGGTACCTTCAGGACCCATATCCCAACCCCAGCAAAAAGCGAGAGCTCGCCCAAGCAACCGGACTGACCCCCACGCAGGTGGGCAACTGGTTCAAAAACCGCAGACAAAGAGACCGGGCAGCTGCAGCCAAGAACAG aCTCCAGCAACAGGTTCTGTCGCAGGGCCCCGGGCGGGTGCTACGCTCGGAGGGTGAGGGCACGCCAGAGGTGCTGGGCGTCGCCTCCAGTCCTGCTGCCAGTCTGTCCAGCAAGGCGGCCACTTCGGCCATCTCCATCACATCCAGCGACAGCGAGTGCGACATCTGA